Genomic window (Peromyscus eremicus chromosome 12, PerEre_H2_v1, whole genome shotgun sequence):
CCACGCTTGGAAATAGCTGCTGCCAGCCTTTGTCCTTAGGGCCTATCCCCTAGAATATGGAGAACCCATTGTCTGGATGTTtcagcaggatggagccaggctgcctctcactggtgtctgtttctgtACCAGCTTTAGCTCTGCAAACATGAAGCATCCCTTccaccctcttcttcttcctgtcctcatgtctgtgtgtgtcggGAGCAATGGCCTTGCTGAGCAGCCAGCTAATGAAAACTTGAGCATGTCCTTCCTGCCTGCTAACTtccacaaagaaaacacagtcaCCAATGACTGGATTccagagggggaggaggaggaggactatCTGGACTTGGAGAAGCTATTCGGTGAAGATGACGACTACATTTACATCATTGATGCAGTTTCCCCGATAGACGCAGAGTCAAGCGCTGGGAACATCCTGCAGCTTTTCCAAGGCAAGAGCCGGATCCAGCGTCTTAATATCCTCAATGCAAAGTTTGCCTTCAACCTTTACCGAGTCCTGAAGGACCAGGCCCCCACTTCTGATAACATCTTCCTAGCACCTGTTGGCATTTCTACTGCCATGGGGATGATTTCCTTAGGCTTGAGAGGAGAGACCCATGAGGAAGTACACTCAGTTCTACACTTTAAAGACTTTGTCAATGCTAGCAGCAAATATGAGATTACCACCATTCATAATCTCTTTCGAAAGTTGACCCATCGCCTATTCAGGAGGAACTTTGGGTACACGCTTCAGTCAGTTAACAACCTTTATATTCAGAAGCAGTTTCCCATCCAGGAGGACTTCAAAGCTGATATGAGGGAGTTTTACTTTGCTGAGGCCCAGGTAGGTGACTTCTCAGATCCTGCCTTCATATCGAAGGCAAACAACCGCATTTTGAAGCTCACCAAGGGCCTCATAAAAGAAGCTCTGGAAAATATAGACCCTGCTACTCAGATGATGATCCTGAACTGCATCTACTTCAAAGGTAAGAATTGGTTTCAAAGGAAACTCACAATGCAGCTGTCTGGTATACAAAAAGACAATGCTAAGAGCTGTATTGTAGCTGTAATTTATGAAGGAAAATAAGACACTAGGTCGACTCCGGGACATGGAAGAACACGATGAGGTGGTAGCTACTAAACCTATCATTTTACACTCACTGGATTTCCATGTGGTAGGTATCACGGTGCAGAGTTATCAGGATCCTTGTTTTACAGACAAATTCACCAAAGCATAGAGGCAAGATGCCCTAAGGGAGCTGGGCGgtagtagctcacacctttaatcccagcaatcaggaagcagaggcggatctctgtgagtttgagaccagcctggtctacaaagtgagttccaggatagccagagccacacagagaaaccctgtcttaaaaatccaacccccgccccccccccaatacaCAAAAAAGATGCCCCAACAGTAAAGACTAGTGTTCAGGATGGATCTCTCTAAGCTacctccattttttttgtttttgtttttattttttcaagacagggtttctctgtatagttttggtgcctgtcctggatctcactctgtagatcaggctggcctcaaactcacagagatctacttgctgggattaaaggcatgcaccaccactgcctggccctcttATGGTTTATTAATTGGAAGAAATAATAtaagctcctttttttttaagtgtttggcCAGTGTGGATTAAGATTTCATTTATCTTCCCAATTATCAGTGAGTAGAAATGTGGACAAAAAGCTAAAGAAGTTCTTCTGGAAACTGTACAGCTACAGTGACTGTTAGAAACACAACTTCTCAGGGTActtcttgctttttgagacagggttcccctatgtagccttggctagtctAGAGCTTGCTATGCAGAGAACTGAAGAGACTGTGCTGTAAACAGTGAGCACATGAACCCGAAGAAGCGTATATAATATAGTTCAATATGACAAGAAGTATGTGTGATATTGCAGGTAACATTTACTTTCATAAGCAACAGGCTATGCTTGGGAATGGCTTCAGAACAGGCTGGTGGAGTACCACCAAAGCCCTCAGTGTTCACAGTTTGCTGGTTGCCCACAGCCTCTACATTAGTCATACTTGAAATTCTGAACCAAGAGGCTATTCTGTCAGCACTGGAGCAGGAGGGAACATAGAACAGACTAGACATGCTCATACTGTCTCTTGAATGCAGTAACCCACGTTACACTGAGGTGTCAGAGTGCCTTTCCCTACTGTGTTGGAACACTGACTGgactcagtgctgggaatcagaaGGGGGCATcttcttgttcatttgttttctgagacaggatctcactatgtagctctggctgtcctgtaactcactatgtagaccaggctggccttgaactcacagaaatctgcttgcctctgcctctggagtgctggaattaaaggcatgtgccaccatcgtcTGGCTGAGAAGGATGTACCTTAAAGGTTAGAAaattttttaagtataattttaGTTTCTAATTCCCAAATCTCTGTTACTAACTTAACTCTATGAGTTATAACTGCTTTGTTAGAGCCTCTTCCCATCATTGCTGGAAGAGCAGGGATTTCCAAAGCGTCTGAAGCAGATGTCTGTAGGCACTAGCAACTATTACAGCTTAAGCTGGTGTCAAGCTGGGAGGGCCTAAGAATGCTGTTAAAGCCTCACAGAGCACAGACAGTCCCCACACTACAGCAAATTGTCTGGTTTAGAAACTCTGGGTGTGGCTGACTTAGGGGCGGCAGCTGAGCTGCAGCCACGAGGAGGCCAGAGCTGTCTGGTGTTTAACCATCCTCCAAAGGTCCCCGCTCTTCTCATCTCAGCTGCTCTAGGTACCTGATGGAAACCTTGAACAAGTTACCTTACTTCATCGTGTCTCTGTTACTTTATCCAAAAAGTATGGATGAAAATTAAAAGCATCTATTTCATATAGCTTCTAGGAGCTGACCATGAGATAATACAAGAAAGGTGCAACAGGCATGTGGCCTGTTGGCAACTAGTTACCAACATTATTATAATGAGTATCTTAGAGCTAAGATTTATTCCTGAATAATAGCTCTATACCCAACCAACATGGAAGGTTCCGAGGATACCACTATATCAGATATGTGTCCTGCCAAATGCTAGAGAACCATAGTGTGAAGGTTCAAAGGGTTACTTGCTTTACAAATAATTAGACAGAGGCCCAGGCAAATTAGGTATCTGTCAGGGACAAATATGAAGTGTCAGAATCTAATCCATAATGCCGTGTGGTCTTTTACATTTCTCTTGTTAAGACCCTGGGAACTAGTCCTAGAGAGCCCTCCAAGGGCAGATGTTCAAAAGCAAAGGTCACATTCTAAAGGACTTTCTATCAACTGCCTGCTTCTTTTGACTTTACAGGAACTTGGGTGAATAAATTCCCAGTAGAAATGACACACAACCACAACTTCCGGCTCAATGAGCGAGAGGTAGTTAAAGTCTCCATGATGCAGACTAAAGGGAATTTCCTTGCAGCAAGTGACCAGGAACTGGACTGTGACATTCTGCAGCTGGAGTATGTAGGGGGCATCAGCATGTTAATTGTGATCCCACGCAAGCTGTCGGGAATGAAGACTCTCGAGGCGCAGCTGACGCCCCAGGTAGTAGAGAGATGGCAAAAAAGCATGACGAACAGGTACCTCAGGACATCGCTTCTTCTCGTTCTTGGGCTGGGGTATCTAACAGTACTGAAGCCATGGCTGATAtctgccccttcctccctcccgagtcagggtctcactctgtagcccagactggcctggaactcattatgtagtgcAGATAGTGACCCTCCTCCCTCGTCAGCCTGACAAGGGCCAGGATAGGTGTGAGCCATCTGACTCAGTTCcaccagtttttgtttgttttttaaaaagggggacGTGTGCAAAAGAACCCAAGAATTGCCACATAGGCCACACTTGTTTATTTCAGCCTGGATTTCTTGTTCGGCGGGAGCACTGATGAGCAAGCCATCCCCTCCACAAAGCCTTCAGAAGGCAGGGACAGGTAGCTTCAGCCATCTTAGGAATAACCTCCATCTACTTCCTCTACCACACTTTGTGGCTCTTAGCCCCGTTCAATCGACCCCAAGGTGAGACTAATTATGTTACTTATCAGGACTCAAGGTGAGAATAAATAGAACAGGTGGGCTGACTGTTCCCATCCCCAGCTCCCCTACTCCCAGTGCCTAGAATAGAAGAGGCTCCCAGAAAGATAGCTCTCCTTCCCTGCCAGGAAAccccaagttcttttttttaactcactGAAGACTTGTCTCTCGTGA
Coding sequences:
- the Serpind1 gene encoding heparin cofactor 2, which encodes MKHPFHPLLLPVLMSVCVGSNGLAEQPANENLSMSFLPANFHKENTVTNDWIPEGEEEEDYLDLEKLFGEDDDYIYIIDAVSPIDAESSAGNILQLFQGKSRIQRLNILNAKFAFNLYRVLKDQAPTSDNIFLAPVGISTAMGMISLGLRGETHEEVHSVLHFKDFVNASSKYEITTIHNLFRKLTHRLFRRNFGYTLQSVNNLYIQKQFPIQEDFKADMREFYFAEAQVGDFSDPAFISKANNRILKLTKGLIKEALENIDPATQMMILNCIYFKGTWVNKFPVEMTHNHNFRLNEREVVKVSMMQTKGNFLAASDQELDCDILQLEYVGGISMLIVIPRKLSGMKTLEAQLTPQVVERWQKSMTNRTREVLLPKFKLEKNYNLVEVLKSMGITKLFNKNGTMSGISEQWITIDLFKHRSTITVDEEGTQAAAVTTVGFMPLSTQVRFTVDRPFLFLVYEHRTSCLLFMGRVANPTRS